In Nitrospirota bacterium, one genomic interval encodes:
- a CDS encoding CinA family protein: MSVSLEEVIGILLKQRGWKISTAESCTGGLVAHRITNVSGSSDYFDSGVITYSNESKIELLKVPEEIIKTHGAVSGQTAVAMAEGIRRLRGTDIGVGITGIAGPTGGSEVKPVGLVYIALSASGCVECKEFLFTGDRGEIKLKTSEAALDMIRRFLENDTIAA, encoded by the coding sequence ATGAGCGTATCTCTTGAAGAGGTCATAGGCATTCTGCTTAAACAAAGGGGCTGGAAGATTTCCACGGCAGAGTCCTGCACAGGCGGGCTTGTTGCCCATAGGATTACAAATGTCTCAGGCAGTTCGGATTATTTTGATAGCGGTGTGATTACTTATAGCAATGAATCCAAGATTGAATTATTAAAAGTTCCTGAAGAGATTATAAAGACTCATGGGGCAGTGAGCGGTCAGACAGCAGTTGCAATGGCAGAAGGGATAAGGAGACTGAGGGGTACGGATATTGGAGTAGGGATTACAGGCATTGCCGGACCGACCGGAGGGAGTGAAGTAAAACCGGTTGGACTTGTTTACATTGCCTTATCTGCATCAGGTTGTGTAGAATGTAAGGAATTTTTATTTACCGGTGACAGAGGGGAGATTAAGTTAAAGACATCAGAGGCGGCCTTGGATATGATAAGAAGATTCTTAGAGAATGACACGATAGCAGCTTGA